In Lysobacter lycopersici, a genomic segment contains:
- a CDS encoding Nudix family hydrolase, translating to MKQIHVVAGVIRDARGRVLLARRTEGRDLSGSWEFPGGKVEPGETPEAGLARELREELGIEATVGAKLIDVPQRYPHKRLRLDVREIASWSGTPRGLDGQALAWVPPRKLADYPMPPADRPVVAALLQPAEYLVTPMPGADGDAWLEGLRATIEAGVRRVQLRAPGIDATRWRALVADAAALCRETGVEALVNGNAQLAREHGLGLHLRADQLPAFEQTMRVPGKLLAASCHDAADLQRAAALGCDFVVLGSVLPTPSHPGIAGMGWDGFAALREDCDLPIYAIGGLDHSDIATARAHGAQGIAAIRGLWANA from the coding sequence ATGAAACAGATACACGTCGTCGCCGGCGTCATCCGCGACGCACGCGGGCGCGTCCTGCTGGCGCGGCGCACCGAAGGCCGCGACCTGTCCGGATCGTGGGAATTCCCCGGCGGCAAGGTCGAACCCGGCGAAACGCCGGAAGCCGGGCTCGCGCGCGAACTGCGCGAGGAACTCGGCATCGAGGCGACGGTCGGCGCGAAGTTGATCGACGTGCCGCAACGCTATCCGCACAAGCGCCTGCGGCTGGACGTGCGCGAAATCGCATCGTGGTCCGGCACGCCGCGCGGCCTCGACGGACAGGCGCTGGCCTGGGTGCCGCCGCGCAAACTGGCCGATTACCCGATGCCGCCGGCCGACCGCCCCGTCGTCGCCGCGTTGCTGCAACCGGCGGAATATCTCGTGACGCCCATGCCCGGCGCGGACGGCGACGCGTGGCTGGAAGGATTGCGCGCAACGATCGAAGCCGGCGTGCGTCGCGTGCAACTGCGCGCACCCGGGATCGACGCCACGCGCTGGCGCGCGCTGGTCGCGGACGCCGCGGCGTTGTGCCGCGAAACCGGCGTGGAAGCGCTGGTCAACGGCAATGCGCAACTCGCGCGCGAACACGGCCTCGGCCTGCATCTGCGCGCGGACCAGTTGCCCGCGTTCGAGCAGACGATGCGCGTTCCCGGGAAATTGCTCGCGGCGTCCTGCCACGACGCGGCCGACCTGCAACGCGCGGCGGCGCTGGGCTGCGATTTCGTCGTGCTTGGTTCGGTGCTGCCGACGCCGAGCCATCCCGGCATCGCCGGCATGGGCTGGGACGGATTCGCCGCCTTGCGCGAAGACTGCGACCTGCCGATCTACGCCATCGGCGGGCTCGACCACAGCGACATCGCGACCGCGCGCGCGCATGGCGCGCAGGGCATCGC
- the secA gene encoding preprotein translocase subunit SecA, translating into MLNRVLTSVFGSRNERLLKKLDGIVAKVNALEPKLQALSDDELKARTPEFQQRIRDGESLDKILPEAFAVCREASRRVLGMRHYDVQLIGGMVLHMGKIAEMRTGEGKTLVATLPVYLNALEGKGVHVVTVNDYLARRDAAWMGRLYNWLGLSVGVVYPGMPHADKHAAYAADITYGTNNEFGFDYLRDNMALSKEDRVQRKLNYAIVDEVDSILIDEARTPLIISGPADESPELYIKVNRIVPSLLRQKEEEGEGDYWVDEKQKQVHLSEAGQEHAEELLRRAGILDAEDTLYAPHNIHVVHHLNAGLRAHGIYQRDVDYIVRDGEVVIVDEFTGRTLVGRRWSDGLHQAVEAKEGVPVQRENQTLASITFQNLFRMYGKLSGMTGTADTEAYEFQSIYGLEVVVIPTHRAMVRKDHSDLVFLNRNGKYRAVLNEIKDAHARRQPVLVGTTSIEVSEMLSDQLREAGIAHEVLNAKQHEREAHIVAQAGRPGAVTIATNMAGRGTDIVLGGSLESELAELEAQGEVDEVTRARLKSEWQQRHDEVKAAGGLHIVGTERHESRRIDNQLRGRSGRQGDPGSSRFYLSLEDNLMRIFAADWVQRVMARMGLKEDDIIESPLVTKQIANAQRKVEAHNFDIRKNLLDFDDVNNDQRKVIYQQRDELLEADSVKDNIDGIRGDVVAALVERYVPPNSIDEQWDLAGLESELASEFGLQLPLREMVAAKSEVDAEEIANHVQDAVAQGFADKEQRIGGETMRMLEKHLMLNVLDQNWKDHLARMDYLRQGIHLRGYAQKQPKQEYKSEAFQLFSEMLEKVKREVTTLLARVQLRSEAEIAQMEAAERAQAAAQAQQMQFQHAAVGGFGADEEAAQVASEASALPKVGRNDPCPCGSGKKYKHCHGQLA; encoded by the coding sequence ATGCTCAATCGTGTGCTCACCAGCGTCTTCGGCAGCCGCAACGAACGCCTGCTGAAGAAGCTCGACGGCATCGTCGCCAAGGTCAATGCGCTGGAACCCAAGCTGCAGGCCCTGTCCGACGACGAACTCAAGGCCAGGACCCCCGAATTCCAGCAACGCATCCGCGATGGCGAATCGCTGGACAAGATCCTGCCCGAGGCCTTCGCGGTCTGCCGCGAGGCATCCAGGCGCGTGCTCGGCATGCGCCACTACGACGTGCAACTGATCGGCGGCATGGTCCTGCACATGGGCAAGATCGCCGAAATGCGCACCGGCGAGGGCAAGACCCTGGTCGCGACGCTGCCGGTGTACCTCAACGCGCTCGAGGGCAAGGGCGTGCACGTGGTCACCGTCAACGACTACCTCGCGCGCCGCGACGCCGCGTGGATGGGCAGGCTCTACAACTGGCTGGGCCTGTCGGTCGGCGTGGTCTACCCGGGCATGCCGCACGCGGACAAGCACGCCGCCTACGCCGCCGACATCACCTACGGCACCAACAACGAATTCGGCTTCGACTACCTGCGCGACAACATGGCGCTGTCGAAGGAAGACCGCGTGCAGCGCAAGTTGAACTACGCCATCGTCGACGAGGTCGATTCGATCCTGATCGACGAGGCGCGCACGCCGCTGATCATCTCCGGCCCGGCCGACGAATCGCCCGAGCTGTACATCAAGGTCAACCGCATCGTTCCCTCGCTGCTGCGCCAGAAGGAAGAAGAAGGCGAGGGCGACTACTGGGTCGACGAGAAGCAGAAGCAGGTGCACCTGTCCGAGGCCGGGCAGGAACACGCCGAGGAACTGCTGCGCAGGGCCGGCATCCTCGACGCCGAGGACACCCTGTACGCGCCGCACAACATCCACGTCGTGCACCACCTCAACGCCGGCCTGCGCGCGCACGGCATCTACCAGCGCGACGTGGACTACATCGTGCGCGATGGCGAAGTGGTGATCGTCGACGAATTCACCGGCCGCACCCTGGTCGGCCGGCGCTGGTCCGACGGCCTGCACCAGGCGGTGGAGGCGAAGGAAGGCGTGCCGGTGCAGCGCGAGAACCAGACCCTGGCCAGCATCACCTTCCAGAACCTGTTCCGCATGTACGGCAAGCTGTCGGGCATGACCGGCACCGCGGACACCGAAGCCTACGAATTCCAGAGCATCTACGGGTTGGAAGTGGTGGTGATCCCGACCCACCGCGCGATGGTGCGCAAGGACCATTCCGACCTCGTGTTCCTCAACCGCAACGGCAAGTACCGCGCGGTGCTGAACGAGATCAAGGACGCGCACGCGCGCAGGCAGCCGGTGCTGGTCGGCACCACCAGCATCGAAGTGTCGGAAATGCTCAGCGACCAGCTGCGCGAAGCCGGCATCGCGCACGAGGTGCTGAACGCCAAGCAGCACGAGCGCGAGGCGCACATCGTCGCCCAGGCCGGGCGCCCGGGCGCGGTCACCATCGCCACCAACATGGCCGGCCGCGGCACCGACATCGTGCTCGGCGGTTCGCTGGAATCGGAACTGGCCGAACTCGAGGCGCAGGGCGAGGTCGACGAAGTGACGCGCGCGCGCCTGAAGTCCGAATGGCAGCAGCGCCACGACGAAGTCAAGGCCGCGGGCGGCCTGCACATCGTCGGCACCGAACGCCACGAATCGCGCCGCATCGACAACCAGCTGCGCGGCCGCTCCGGCCGCCAGGGCGACCCGGGTTCCTCGCGCTTCTACCTGTCCCTCGAGGACAACCTGATGCGCATCTTCGCCGCCGACTGGGTGCAGCGGGTGATGGCGCGCATGGGCCTGAAGGAAGACGACATCATCGAGTCGCCGCTGGTCACCAAGCAGATCGCCAACGCGCAGCGCAAGGTCGAGGCCCACAACTTCGACATCCGCAAGAACCTGCTCGACTTCGACGACGTCAACAACGACCAGCGCAAGGTCATCTACCAGCAGCGCGACGAACTGCTCGAGGCCGACAGCGTCAAGGACAACATCGACGGCATCCGCGGCGACGTGGTCGCGGCGCTGGTCGAACGCTACGTGCCGCCGAATTCGATCGACGAGCAATGGGACCTCGCCGGCCTCGAGTCCGAGCTCGCCTCCGAGTTCGGGCTGCAACTGCCGTTGCGCGAGATGGTCGCCGCGAAGAGCGAGGTCGACGCCGAGGAAATCGCCAACCACGTGCAGGACGCGGTGGCGCAGGGCTTCGCCGACAAGGAGCAGCGCATCGGCGGCGAGACCATGCGCATGCTCGAGAAGCACTTGATGCTCAACGTGCTCGACCAGAACTGGAAGGACCACCTCGCGCGCATGGATTACCTGCGCCAGGGCATCCACCTGCGCGGCTACGCGCAGAAGCAGCCCAAGCAGGAATACAAGAGCGAGGCGTTCCAGTTGTTCTCGGAGATGCTCGAGAAGGTCAAGCGCGAGGTGACGACCCTGCTCGCGCGTGTGCAGTTGCGCAGCGAGGCGGAGATCGCGCAGATGGAAGCCGCCGAACGCGCGCAGGCCGCGGCGCAGGCGCAGCAGATGCAGTTCCAGCATGCGGCCGTAGGCGGTTTCGGTGCCGACGAGGAAGCCGCGCAGGTCGCGTCCGAAGCGTCCGCGCTGCCCAAGGTCGGCCGCAACGATCCGTGCCCGTGCGGGAGCGGGAAGAAGTACAAGCATTGCCACGGGCAACTTGCATAG